Proteins co-encoded in one Christiangramia fulva genomic window:
- the nusB gene encoding transcription antitermination factor NusB: protein MLTRRHIRVKVMQSLYAFNQSQNDKLATEEKFLVKSMEEMYDLFLLQLSLITEIREHAETFLEKSQQKHLATSEEKDPNRKFLNNKIFEILNENESLQHALEKHKINQWKHDDEYAAIIWNEIRSSMEYEEYMRTRDNDFKEDKDFIITIFKKYIAPNEKLYEYLEDIKLTWLDDLPLVNTAILKMLQKLKEPSGKKKKITSLFKNEEDREFAIKLFRKTYLNSEELEQEMLGRTPNWDKDRIAEVDMVLIKMAICEFLKFPSIPVKVTINEYLEIAKEYSTPKSSIFINGLLDKLSKEYKVDDKLNKSGRGLM, encoded by the coding sequence ATGTTGACAAGAAGACATATCAGGGTTAAAGTAATGCAGTCTTTGTACGCCTTTAACCAAAGCCAGAATGATAAGCTTGCCACGGAAGAGAAATTCCTCGTAAAAAGCATGGAAGAAATGTATGATCTTTTCCTGCTTCAACTTAGCCTGATCACAGAGATCAGGGAACACGCCGAAACTTTTTTAGAAAAATCTCAGCAAAAACATCTCGCCACCAGCGAAGAGAAAGATCCCAACAGGAAATTTTTGAATAATAAAATTTTTGAAATTCTCAATGAAAATGAGAGTTTACAACATGCTCTTGAAAAACATAAGATCAACCAGTGGAAGCATGATGATGAATATGCGGCAATTATCTGGAATGAGATAAGGAGCAGTATGGAGTACGAGGAATATATGCGTACCCGGGACAATGATTTTAAAGAAGATAAAGATTTTATTATCACCATCTTCAAGAAGTATATCGCTCCAAACGAAAAGCTTTACGAATATCTTGAAGATATTAAACTTACCTGGCTTGATGATCTTCCTTTGGTGAACACCGCTATTTTGAAAATGCTTCAGAAGCTCAAAGAACCATCCGGGAAAAAGAAGAAGATCACCAGTTTGTTCAAGAATGAGGAAGACCGTGAATTTGCAATAAAATTATTCAGAAAAACCTATCTCAATAGCGAGGAACTGGAACAGGAAATGCTGGGAAGAACACCAAACTGGGACAAAGACCGTATTGCCGAGGTGGATATGGTACTTATAAAAATGGCTATTTGTGAATTTCTGAAATTCCCAAGCATTCCGGTGAAAGTAACTATTAATGAATACCTTGAAATAGCCAAGGAATACAGCACTCCAAAAAGCAGCATTTTCATCAATGGCCTGCTCGACAAATTGTCAAAAGAGTATAAAGTTGATGATAAATTAAATAAAAGCGGCCGTGGCCTGATGTAA